The Erpetoichthys calabaricus chromosome 5, fErpCal1.3, whole genome shotgun sequence genome has a segment encoding these proteins:
- the LOC114652757 gene encoding piggyBac transposable element-derived protein 2-like — MAKRCITLDEVSQLLEDCEEKYSEATVCVLPPNTSQLSDEDEGDEDVANAGNVTVADVPGELEVEMVGEDMEDDTLFENEGDDAETEENQPSTSSAPPAKWPRKKKCPVPSWTKQKKPVFPKTSALNGQAAGVTENKLRQTLAQHNPVQLFEEFFSPEIYDLICKETVRYSTDFRNDHEFHTSTEEVKVFLGILIITGYHKVPSEADYWSDAEDLVVPIVKNAMSRNRFQKLKSYIHFVDNSTADSNIGDQSFKVKPLFELLNENFCKFGYFTPNISIDEMIVKYYGRNSLKQFIKGKPIRFGYKYWAICSSEGYCYTFSLYCGKETTATDVPLGSRVVLNAVQHIADPSSYALYFDNFFTNMDLLSQLADRGFRATATIRENRINRTCPMKSSKEMKKSDRGASEYVYDRTSEVLLVRWHDNNIVTVATNHDSIELLHDVKRRVKGQKEKSTVKMPNLIYNYNVYMGGVDHHDWLVSKYCVSIRGKKWYWPLFTRCIDMAIVNAWILHKSIHGGNAISLKDFRRAIAIVYLKTTVQRKHAGRPRVPRLPTGADIMRYDGVGHFLMQRDKQRRCQREGCKGKPKTYCNKCNTTLCRTCFQPYHDK, encoded by the coding sequence ATGGCAAAAAGGTGCATCACCCTAGATGAAGTGTCACAGCTTCTGGAAGACTGCGAGGAAAAATACTCGGAAGCTACTGTCTGTGTGCTACCGCCAAATACCAGTCAATTGTCAGACGAAGATGAAGGGGATGAGGACGTTGCCAATGCAGGAAATGTAACTGTTGCTGATGTTCCGGGAGAGCTAGAAGTCGAAATGGTTGGAGAAGACATGGAAGACGACACATTGTTTGAAAATGAGGGGGATGACGCTGAAACGGAAGAGAATCAACCATCAACAAGTTCTGCACCTCCAGCGAAATGGCCAAGGAAGAAGAAATGTCCTGTGCCGTCCTGGACAAAGCAGAAGAAGCCAGTCTTCCCAAAGACATCTGCTCTGAATGGACAGGCCGCCGGTGTTACAGAAAATAAACTGAGACAAACTTTAGCCCAACATAATCCTGTGCAACTCTTTGAGGAATTCTTTTCGCCAGAGATATATGACCTAATCTGTAAAGAAACAGTTCGCTATTCAACGGATTTTAGGAATGATCATGAATTTCATACATCAACTGAAGAAGTGAAGGTCTTCCTTGGGATTTTGATTATAACTGGATATCATAAAGTCCCGTCAGAAGCAGACTATTGGAGTGATGCAGAAGATCTTGTCGTACCTATTGTCAAGAATGCTATGTCCCGAAACCGATTTCAGAAATTGAAAAGTTATATTCATTTTGTGGACAATTCTACTGCAGACAGCAACATAGGTGACCAATCATTCAAGGTGAAGCCGTTGTTTGAACTCTTGAAtgagaatttctgtaaatttGGCTATTTTACACCCAATATCAGCATTGATGAGATGATCGTGAAATATTATGGGAGAAACAGCCTGAAacaatttataaagggaaagcccATCAGATTTGGGTATAAATATTGGGCCATATGCTCCAGCGAAGGATACTGTTACACCTTCTCATTGTATTGTGGAAAGGAAACAACTGCAACAGATGTGCCACTTGGTTCTCGCGTTGTCTTGAATGCTGTACAACATATTGCTGATCCAAGCAGCTATGCTCTGTATTTTGATAACTTTTTTACAAACATGGATCTGCTCTCTCAATTGGCAGATAGAGGATTTCGAGCAACCGCTACCATTAGAGAAAACAGGATCAATAGAACATGTCCAATGAAGTCATCAAAAGAGATGAAAAAATCAGATCGTGGTGCCAGCGAGTACGTCTATGACAGAACGTCAGAGGTACTTCTCGTGCGTTGGCACGACAATAACATTGTAACAGTTGCCACTAATCATGACTCTATTGAGCTGCTTCATGATGTCAAGCGACGTGTAAAAGGCCAGAAAGAAAAGAGCACGGTGAAAATGCCTAACTtgatatataattacaatgtgtACATGGGCGGTGTTGACCATCATGACTGGCTTGTTTCAAAATACTGTGTTTCTATACGTGGAAAGAAATGGTACTGGCCCCTGTTTACTCGCTGCATTGACATGGCAATAGTGAATGCGTGGATTCTGCACAAAAGTATCCATGGGGGAAATGCCATATCATTGAAGGATTTCAGACGAGCAATTGCCATAGTTTATTTGAAGACCACTGTCCAACGCAAGCATGCAGGAAGACCCAGGGTGCCCAGACTACCAACAGGAGCTGACATAATGCGATACGATGGCGTGGGACATTTTTTGATGCAGAGGGATAAACAGCGTCGCTGTCAGCGTGAAGGATGCAAAGGCAAGCCTAAAACATATTGCAACAAGTGCAATACAACACTTTGCCGTACTTGCTTTCAGCCATATCATGATAAGTAG